From the genome of Prevotella herbatica, one region includes:
- a CDS encoding acyltransferase family protein, giving the protein MKIKNIELANISRYRGELMGIAMIFIFLFHVALPRSNMFFGLRRIGNIGVDMFLFLSGIGLWFSWIKHPSLKRFFKRRYLRIYPAWLIISCLYYIPHFHGGSLHAWIDLVGDITINWDFWLHNELTFWYIPAMMMLYLFAPPYMELIRRHPVYRWLPVVMISWCILVQYVTPIHNAVGHIEIFWSRVPIFFIGINMGDAVRRKDKMDGASIWMILIVFVMTLSASIFLEQNLHNRFPLYVERMLYIPLTISTILLLNRVFRRTPKWFNSIFKFVGALSLECYLIHIHFVLDYIPNTYGYWTTFIICILITMPLSWVLSKIVNYISNFIEKYIWTSKHI; this is encoded by the coding sequence ATGAAGATAAAGAATATTGAACTCGCTAACATCTCGCGTTATCGTGGGGAATTGATGGGAATAGCAATGATTTTCATCTTCCTGTTTCATGTTGCTCTTCCACGCAGCAACATGTTTTTTGGTTTACGACGCATAGGAAACATCGGTGTAGACATGTTCCTTTTTCTCAGTGGAATCGGTTTGTGGTTCTCATGGATAAAGCATCCATCATTAAAGCGCTTTTTCAAACGTCGCTATCTTCGAATTTATCCTGCTTGGCTTATTATTTCCTGCCTATATTACATCCCACATTTCCATGGTGGTAGTCTGCATGCCTGGATTGACCTTGTTGGTGACATTACAATAAATTGGGATTTCTGGTTGCATAACGAACTCACATTCTGGTATATTCCGGCAATGATGATGCTATATTTGTTTGCACCACCATATATGGAGCTTATACGTCGTCATCCTGTTTATCGCTGGCTTCCTGTCGTGATGATATCGTGGTGCATACTTGTGCAGTATGTTACCCCTATTCATAACGCGGTGGGGCATATAGAGATTTTCTGGAGTCGTGTTCCTATATTCTTTATCGGAATAAATATGGGAGACGCTGTACGTAGAAAGGATAAAATGGATGGAGCTAGTATTTGGATGATATTAATAGTATTCGTAATGACTCTTTCTGCAAGTATATTCCTGGAGCAGAATCTTCACAATCGTTTTCCTCTTTATGTAGAGAGAATGTTGTATATTCCACTCACAATAAGTACAATACTTCTACTGAATAGAGTGTTCCGTAGAACACCAAAATGGTTTAACTCTATTTTTAAGTTTGTTGGTGCGTTAAGTTTGGAATGCTATCTTATACATATACACTTCGTGCTAGACTATATTCCAAATACATATGGTTATTGGACAACTTTCATTATATGTATACTAATAACGATGCCATTATCGTGGGTGCTGAGTAAGATAGTGAATTATATATCTAATTTTATAGAAAAATATATATGGACATCAAAGCATATTTGA
- a CDS encoding acyltransferase family protein — MNEQLLSRTDCNAMRGLAIIGIVLHNYCHWLSPVVKENEYQYFQDNVNGMVSSICTPDSLLPMHILSFLGHYGVPVFLFLSAYGLVMKYEKKDAKVPSTFSFIKRHYMKLFKMMIIGFVAFTMLDLITPGAHNYKFIDIVAMIGMFNNVLPKPDDVIWPGPYWFFGLMLQLYIVYKLLLCRRNSIFVIVLMAACVFGQLFFDAEGEALNRYRYNFMGGMLPFGLGVLYARYGHKMTMYAYASMFVVSSLLVCVLSCSFLGWTFVPAFVCTASIGLVKLLNGKGFNSIKSLLVWMGSISAALFVCHPITRKIFIPISKNGDYYAGFLLYIITSICLAWLFNELIKRIPLK, encoded by the coding sequence ATGAACGAACAATTATTAAGTCGTACGGATTGTAATGCTATGCGCGGATTGGCTATTATAGGTATAGTCCTGCACAATTATTGCCATTGGTTAAGCCCTGTGGTCAAGGAGAACGAATATCAATATTTTCAGGATAACGTAAATGGGATGGTTTCTTCTATTTGTACTCCTGATAGTCTGTTGCCAATGCATATCCTTTCATTCTTAGGACATTATGGCGTGCCAGTATTCTTGTTTCTCAGTGCATATGGACTTGTCATGAAGTATGAGAAAAAAGATGCAAAAGTTCCATCAACGTTTAGTTTCATAAAGCGCCATTATATGAAACTATTCAAGATGATGATTATTGGTTTCGTGGCTTTCACTATGCTCGATCTGATTACTCCGGGAGCACATAATTATAAGTTCATTGATATAGTGGCGATGATTGGCATGTTCAACAATGTTCTGCCAAAGCCAGATGATGTTATTTGGCCTGGTCCATATTGGTTTTTCGGATTAATGCTGCAATTGTATATTGTTTACAAGTTGTTGTTGTGTCGTCGTAATAGCATATTTGTTATTGTGCTTATGGCAGCATGTGTATTTGGACAGTTGTTCTTTGATGCAGAAGGAGAAGCTCTTAATCGTTACAGATATAATTTCATGGGTGGCATGTTACCTTTTGGATTAGGTGTTCTCTATGCTAGGTATGGTCACAAAATGACTATGTATGCATATGCTTCAATGTTTGTGGTGTCATCATTACTTGTCTGTGTACTTAGTTGCAGTTTCCTTGGTTGGACATTTGTCCCGGCATTCGTTTGTACAGCGAGCATAGGTTTGGTAAAGCTTTTGAATGGCAAAGGTTTTAACTCAATTAAGTCATTATTGGTTTGGATGGGGAGCATCAGTGCTGCATTGTTTGTCTGTCATCCAATAACTCGCAAGATATTTATTCCTATAAGTAAAAATGGTGATTACTATGCAGGATTTCTTCTATATATAATTACTAGCATTTGTTTGGCTTGGCTGTTTAATGAGTTAATAAAGCGAATACCATTGAAATGA
- a CDS encoding phosphoethanolamine transferase, producing the protein MKILGILGTILRKMFSPIKANALFFIFMYLLGSLCAWTTLPDTKNAEIYENLYLELFFDLFLLCAILLVIPVKIRRWVKMTLYVLLYVVALVDVYCFVNFDSTLNPSILMLVGETDGREAGEFLSTLVSPDLIFSNVGWILLLIVVNVFVAYLPKMKRFKLPNLKWNDRYTPYAGLLSVLLFLWGGFSSAQNKIATWKLMSGTSVGDIEHTLTENDHAVLYIPIYRLIFSMYANSLASKQVDKLVASAKSVEVDSCSYRSPNIVLIIGESYGKRHSQQYGYFMPTTPRQIKREKSGLLVPFTDVVVPWNLTSFVFKNVFSMHVIGEKGEWCDYPLFPELFRKAGYNVSFLTNQFLPQARAAVYDFSGGFFLNNPALSKAQFDIRNDKLHVFDEDLLKDYDNFVKDGKIKPNGHNLTIFHLIGQHVNYRTRCPRSQFKFFASSYEDKRPELTPKQRKVLSYYDNAVQYNDSIVDQICKRFENQDAIVIYMPDHGEECYEDNRGFICRNHSASIDWPLAHYEFEIPFWIYCSPKYAHTHPEIFKEIVQARKRRFMTDALPDMLLYLAGIASKNYHEEYNILSSKYDEMRPRILKGTTDYDKLRDAYLKNKKKK; encoded by the coding sequence ATGAAGATATTAGGAATATTGGGCACTATTTTACGTAAGATGTTCAGCCCGATAAAAGCCAATGCGTTGTTTTTTATATTTATGTATCTGCTTGGAAGTTTATGTGCTTGGACTACGTTGCCAGACACAAAGAATGCGGAAATATATGAAAACTTGTATTTGGAATTGTTTTTTGACCTTTTCCTACTATGCGCAATTCTATTAGTTATTCCGGTGAAAATACGTAGATGGGTCAAAATGACTTTGTACGTGCTGCTTTATGTTGTGGCATTAGTAGATGTGTATTGTTTTGTGAATTTTGATTCCACTCTGAATCCTTCTATATTAATGCTTGTTGGAGAAACTGATGGTCGTGAGGCTGGAGAATTTCTTTCTACTTTAGTTTCTCCCGATTTGATATTCAGTAATGTCGGATGGATATTACTTTTGATAGTTGTTAATGTTTTTGTGGCTTATCTGCCAAAGATGAAGAGATTTAAATTGCCAAATCTTAAATGGAATGACAGATATACACCTTATGCAGGACTTTTATCTGTGTTACTTTTTTTGTGGGGAGGTTTCAGTTCTGCTCAAAATAAAATAGCAACATGGAAATTGATGTCAGGAACTAGTGTGGGTGATATTGAACATACGTTGACTGAAAATGATCATGCGGTTTTGTATATTCCTATATATAGACTTATATTCAGCATGTATGCCAACTCTCTCGCTTCAAAACAAGTTGATAAACTTGTAGCTTCAGCTAAAAGTGTAGAAGTTGATAGCTGTTCTTATCGTTCTCCAAATATAGTTCTTATAATTGGTGAGAGCTACGGAAAGCGGCATTCGCAACAGTACGGATATTTTATGCCAACTACCCCACGACAGATAAAGCGTGAGAAAAGTGGACTTCTCGTTCCTTTTACAGATGTAGTTGTACCTTGGAACTTGACAAGTTTTGTTTTTAAGAATGTATTTTCAATGCATGTGATTGGCGAGAAGGGCGAATGGTGTGATTATCCTTTATTTCCTGAATTATTTAGAAAAGCTGGATACAATGTTTCTTTCCTTACAAATCAATTCTTGCCACAGGCAAGGGCCGCTGTTTACGATTTCAGTGGAGGCTTCTTCTTGAATAATCCTGCATTAAGTAAGGCGCAGTTTGATATTCGCAATGATAAACTGCATGTTTTTGACGAGGATTTGCTTAAAGATTATGATAATTTCGTGAAGGATGGAAAGATAAAACCAAACGGACATAATCTTACAATATTTCATCTTATAGGTCAGCATGTAAATTATCGTACACGTTGTCCACGTAGCCAGTTTAAATTCTTTGCTAGTAGTTATGAGGACAAGCGTCCTGAACTTACGCCCAAACAACGCAAGGTATTAAGCTATTACGATAATGCGGTACAATATAACGACTCTATAGTAGATCAGATTTGTAAACGTTTTGAGAATCAGGATGCGATAGTCATCTATATGCCTGATCATGGTGAAGAATGTTATGAGGATAATCGTGGGTTTATCTGTCGAAATCATTCTGCCTCTATTGATTGGCCATTGGCCCATTATGAGTTTGAAATTCCATTCTGGATATATTGTTCTCCGAAATATGCCCATACTCATCCAGAGATATTCAAGGAAATTGTTCAGGCAAGAAAGCGTAGATTCATGACAGATGCATTGCCAGACATGCTTCTGTATCTTGCTGGAATTGCATCTAAAAACTATCACGAAGAGTATAATATTCTTAGTAGTAAATATGATGAAATGCGCCCGCGAATACTGAAAGGCACTACCGATTATGACAAATTGCGTGATGCTTATTTAAAGAATAAGAAGAAAAAATGA
- a CDS encoding glycine zipper domain-containing protein, with protein sequence MRKTMIMFAAIALILGSCGTYTGDGAFIGSNLGSILGSAIGGIANGPRGSDIGTIVGMAGGAVVGAVVGNAADQRVDNARCRDVGAPVALEQTYSVQPQYQDNIVDESNSGDDRIYDFNSSDYTTNNSTRLPVSKETSTPSPGITYQPVIEIRNARFIDDNMDGKIQRGELSKIIFEVMNHSSETLVDVQPKVIETTGNNHIKISPSIHIEKILPGTGIRYTALVLADHRLSRGVINLNLSVFVSGKQQTFPTEFQIPTIR encoded by the coding sequence ATGAGAAAGACAATGATTATGTTTGCTGCCATAGCTTTGATACTTGGTAGCTGCGGGACTTATACTGGAGATGGTGCTTTTATCGGTTCTAATCTAGGTTCAATACTTGGAAGTGCCATAGGAGGTATCGCTAATGGACCACGAGGTTCAGATATAGGAACTATTGTTGGTATGGCTGGTGGAGCAGTCGTTGGTGCTGTTGTTGGTAATGCTGCTGATCAGCGAGTTGATAATGCACGTTGCCGTGATGTTGGGGCGCCCGTTGCGCTGGAGCAAACATATAGTGTGCAACCGCAATATCAAGACAACATTGTTGATGAGAGTAATTCTGGTGATGACAGGATTTATGATTTTAATAGCTCAGATTATACTACAAATAATAGTACTAGGCTTCCTGTTAGCAAAGAAACCTCAACCCCAAGTCCTGGAATAACATATCAGCCTGTTATTGAAATACGTAATGCTCGTTTTATAGACGATAATATGGATGGAAAAATACAAAGGGGTGAACTTAGTAAGATAATTTTTGAAGTGATGAATCATAGTTCTGAAACTCTCGTTGATGTTCAGCCAAAAGTTATTGAAACGACAGGAAATAATCATATCAAAATATCTCCTAGTATACACATAGAAAAGATACTTCCAGGAACAGGTATTCGTTACACGGCTCTTGTTTTAGCTGATCATCGTTTATCACGAGGTGTTATCAATCTTAATTTATCTGTGTTCGTAAGTGGAAAGCAACAAACTTTTCCCACTGAGTTTCAAATACCGACAATAAGATGA
- the rplQ gene encoding 50S ribosomal protein L17 produces MRHNKKFNHLGRTASHRDAMLANMAISLIMHKRITTTLAKAKALKKYVEPLITRSKEDTTNSRRVVFRYLQNKFAIKELFGEVAAKVANRPGGYTRVIKLGTRQGDAADIAFIELVDFDENMAKTPKAAVKKTRRSRKPTKAEAPVETPVAETEEAPKAE; encoded by the coding sequence ATGAGACATAATAAAAAATTCAACCACCTAGGTCGTACTGCATCTCATCGTGATGCCATGTTAGCAAATATGGCTATATCTTTGATAATGCACAAAAGAATCACTACGACACTTGCAAAGGCAAAGGCCTTGAAGAAGTATGTTGAGCCGTTAATCACACGCTCAAAAGAAGATACAACAAACTCACGTCGTGTGGTTTTCCGTTATCTTCAGAATAAGTTCGCTATTAAAGAACTCTTCGGAGAGGTTGCAGCTAAGGTGGCTAATCGTCCTGGTGGTTATACCCGCGTAATTAAATTGGGAACACGTCAGGGTGATGCTGCTGACATTGCTTTCATTGAGCTCGTAGATTTCGATGAGAACATGGCAAAGACACCAAAGGCAGCAGTTAAGAAGACTCGCCGTAGCCGTAAGCCAACAAAGGCTGAAGCTCCTGTTGAGACTCCTGTTGCTGAGACAGAGGAAGCTCCAAAAGCAGAGTAA
- a CDS encoding DNA-directed RNA polymerase subunit alpha: protein MAILAFQKPDKVVMLEANDKFGKFEFRPLEPGFGVTVGNALRRILLSSLEGYAINTIRISGVEHEFSSVPGVKEDVTNIILNLKQVRFKQVVEEFENEKVSITVENSTEFKAGDIGKYLTGFEVLNPDLVICHLDAKAMMQIDLTINKGRGYIPADENREFCTDVNVIPIDSIYTPIRNVKYSVEPYRVEQKTDYDKLVIEVTTDGSIQPKDALKEAAKILIYHFMLFSDEKITLESPDQEGNQEFDEEILHMRQLLKTKLVDMNLSVRALNCLKAADVETLGDLVQFNKTDLLKFRNFGKKSLSELDDLLESLNLSFGTDISKYKLDKD from the coding sequence ATGGCGATATTAGCATTTCAAAAACCTGATAAAGTTGTAATGTTGGAGGCTAATGACAAGTTCGGCAAGTTCGAATTTCGTCCTCTTGAGCCTGGCTTTGGTGTTACCGTAGGTAACGCTTTGCGCCGCATTCTCCTTTCATCTCTGGAGGGTTATGCCATCAACACAATCCGTATTTCGGGTGTTGAGCATGAGTTTTCTTCAGTACCTGGTGTAAAGGAAGATGTGACCAACATTATCTTGAATTTGAAGCAAGTAAGATTCAAGCAAGTAGTAGAAGAATTCGAGAATGAGAAAGTTAGTATCACTGTTGAGAATTCTACGGAATTCAAGGCAGGTGATATTGGTAAGTATTTGACTGGATTTGAAGTGTTAAACCCTGATTTGGTGATTTGTCATTTGGATGCCAAAGCCATGATGCAGATTGATCTTACTATTAACAAAGGTAGGGGTTATATTCCTGCTGATGAAAATCGTGAGTTCTGCACTGATGTCAACGTTATTCCAATCGATTCTATTTACACCCCTATCCGCAACGTAAAATATTCAGTTGAGCCATATCGTGTCGAGCAAAAGACCGACTATGACAAATTGGTTATTGAAGTTACTACGGACGGTTCTATTCAGCCGAAGGATGCTCTTAAGGAAGCTGCCAAGATACTTATTTATCACTTCATGTTATTCTCTGATGAAAAGATTACATTGGAATCTCCAGATCAGGAAGGCAATCAGGAGTTTGATGAGGAAATTCTACACATGCGCCAGTTGCTAAAGACTAAGTTGGTCGACATGAACCTTAGTGTTCGTGCACTTAACTGTTTGAAAGCTGCTGATGTGGAGACTCTTGGTGACTTGGTTCAGTTCAATAAAACTGACCTTCTTAAGTTCCGTAACTTTGGTAAGAAATCGCTTTCTGAGCTTGATGATTTGCTGGAAAGTCTGAATCTGTCATTTGGAACCGACATTTCAAAGTATAAACTGGACAAGGATTAA
- the rpsD gene encoding 30S ribosomal protein S4 has product MARYIGPKSKIARRFGEPIFGADKVLSKRNFPPGQHGNNRRRKVSEYGVMLAEKQKAKYTYGVLERQFRNMFTKAAKSDGITGEVLLQSLECRLDNVVFRLGIAPTRAAARQLVGHKHITVDGTVVNIPSFSVKPGMIVALREKSKSLEVVEAALAGFNHSKYPWMEWDENTKSGKFLHKPERADIPENIKEQLIVELYSK; this is encoded by the coding sequence ATGGCAAGATATATAGGTCCGAAATCTAAAATTGCACGTCGATTTGGTGAACCAATATTCGGCGCAGACAAAGTTTTGTCCAAGAGAAACTTCCCTCCTGGACAGCATGGCAACAACCGTCGCAGAAAAGTATCTGAGTACGGTGTCATGTTGGCAGAGAAGCAGAAAGCTAAGTACACTTATGGTGTACTAGAGCGTCAGTTCCGTAATATGTTTACTAAGGCTGCAAAGTCTGACGGTATCACTGGTGAGGTTCTTCTTCAGAGCCTTGAGTGCCGTCTTGATAATGTTGTCTTCCGTCTTGGTATTGCTCCTACACGTGCAGCAGCCCGTCAGTTGGTTGGTCACAAGCATATCACTGTAGATGGAACTGTAGTGAATATTCCATCTTTCTCAGTAAAGCCAGGAATGATCGTTGCTCTCCGTGAAAAATCTAAGTCTCTTGAAGTTGTTGAAGCTGCTCTAGCTGGTTTCAATCATAGCAAGTATCCTTGGATGGAGTGGGACGAGAATACCAAGAGTGGAAAGTTCTTGCATAAGCCAGAGCGTGCAGACATCCCTGAGAATATAAAGGAACAATTAATCGTTGAGTTGTACTCTAAATAA
- the rpsK gene encoding 30S ribosomal protein S11 produces the protein MAKTKATSKKRNVKVDAIGQLHVHSSFNNIIVSLANSEGQIISWSSAGKMGFRGSKKNTPYAAQMAGEDCAKVAFELGLRKVKAYVKGPGNGRESAIRAVNASGIQVTEIVDVTPLPHNGCRPPKRRKV, from the coding sequence ATGGCAAAGACAAAAGCAACATCTAAAAAAAGAAACGTAAAGGTTGACGCAATAGGTCAGCTTCATGTTCATAGTTCTTTTAATAATATTATAGTATCTCTTGCTAACAGTGAAGGTCAGATCATTTCATGGTCTTCAGCTGGTAAGATGGGTTTCCGTGGTTCTAAGAAGAATACTCCTTATGCTGCACAGATGGCAGGTGAGGATTGTGCTAAGGTAGCGTTTGAACTTGGTCTTCGTAAGGTTAAGGCATACGTTAAAGGTCCCGGTAACGGTCGCGAGTCTGCTATCCGTGCGGTAAACGCATCAGGAATACAGGTTACAGAGATTGTAGACGTTACACCATTACCACATAATGGTTGCCGTCCTCCAAAGCGTCGTAAGGTATAA
- the rpsM gene encoding 30S ribosomal protein S13, producing the protein MAIRIVGVDLPQNKRGEIALTYIYGVGRSSSAKILDKAGVSRDLKVSEWTDDQAAKIREIIGAGFKVEGELRSEIQMNIKRLMDIGCYRGVRHRNGLPVRGQSTKNNARTRKGKKKTVANKKKATK; encoded by the coding sequence ATGGCAATAAGAATTGTTGGAGTAGATTTGCCCCAGAATAAGCGTGGCGAAATCGCATTGACTTATATCTATGGTGTAGGTCGAAGTAGTTCAGCAAAGATATTGGATAAGGCCGGCGTTAGCCGCGACCTGAAGGTCAGCGAATGGACTGACGATCAGGCAGCCAAAATCCGTGAAATTATCGGCGCTGGGTTCAAAGTAGAAGGTGAACTTCGTTCAGAAATCCAAATGAATATCAAGCGACTGATGGATATTGGTTGCTATCGTGGAGTTAGACATCGTAATGGTCTTCCTGTTCGTGGTCAGAGTACTAAGAACAACGCTCGTACTCGCAAGGGTAAGAAGAAGACTGTTGCTAATAAAAAGAAGGCTACTAAGTAA
- the rpmJ gene encoding 50S ribosomal protein L36, producing MKTRASLKKRTADCKIVRRKGRLFVINKKNPKFKLRQG from the coding sequence ATGAAAACAAGAGCATCATTAAAGAAGCGTACAGCAGACTGTAAGATCGTTCGTCGTAAAGGTCGTCTGTTCGTTATCAACAAGAAAAACCCTAAGTTTAAATTGCGTCAGGGTTAA
- the infA gene encoding translation initiation factor IF-1: MAKQSAIEQDGTIVENLSNAMFRVELENGVQIIAHISGKMRMHYIKILPGDKVKVEMSPYDLTKGRIVFRYK, translated from the coding sequence ATGGCAAAACAATCCGCTATAGAGCAGGATGGAACAATTGTGGAGAATCTTTCTAATGCAATGTTTCGTGTAGAACTTGAAAATGGAGTTCAGATTATAGCTCACATCTCTGGTAAAATGCGTATGCATTACATTAAAATCCTTCCTGGTGATAAGGTGAAGGTAGAGATGAGTCCTTATGATTTGACAAAAGGCAGAATCGTTTTCAGATACAAATAA
- the map gene encoding type I methionyl aminopeptidase: protein MKIFLKTEDEIDLMRRANRLVGATLAELGRNIKPGVTTLQLDKIADEFIRDHGATPTFKNFPNPFGEPYPASICTSVNDIVVHGIPSDKVVLKDGDIISIDCGTLLDGYNGDSCYTFAVGEISSEVSKLLEVTKKSLYLGIEQAVAGKHVGDIGAAVQEYCEECGYGVVRELTGHGIGKEMHEAPQVPNYGSKGNGVMLKAGMCIAIEPMITMGDRKIWMLPDKWSIITRDRKPAAHFEHTIAIRKGKAEILSTFEEIENH from the coding sequence ATGAAAATATTTCTGAAGACTGAAGATGAAATAGACCTAATGCGTCGAGCAAACCGACTTGTCGGTGCTACTTTGGCAGAATTGGGTAGAAATATTAAGCCTGGTGTCACGACTCTCCAATTGGATAAGATTGCGGATGAGTTTATAAGGGATCATGGTGCAACACCTACCTTTAAGAACTTTCCCAATCCATTTGGAGAGCCTTATCCAGCTTCAATCTGTACTTCTGTTAACGACATTGTTGTTCATGGTATACCAAGCGATAAGGTCGTTCTAAAAGACGGAGACATTATATCAATAGATTGTGGCACGCTTTTAGACGGATACAATGGAGATTCTTGCTATACGTTTGCTGTTGGCGAAATCTCATCTGAAGTAAGTAAACTTCTGGAAGTTACTAAAAAATCTTTGTATCTAGGGATAGAACAGGCTGTGGCAGGTAAGCACGTTGGTGATATAGGTGCGGCTGTACAGGAATATTGTGAAGAATGCGGTTATGGAGTTGTCCGAGAATTAACCGGTCATGGCATTGGTAAGGAAATGCATGAAGCACCCCAGGTCCCGAACTACGGTTCAAAGGGAAATGGAGTAATGCTAAAGGCAGGGATGTGCATAGCTATTGAACCGATGATTACTATGGGCGATCGCAAGATATGGATGCTTCCTGATAAATGGAGTATAATAACTAGGGATCGTAAACCAGCAGCTCATTTTGAGCATACTATAGCAATACGTAAAGGTAAGGCTGAGATTTTATCAACGTTTGAAGAAATTGAGAATCATTAA
- the secY gene encoding preprotein translocase subunit SecY translates to MKKFFETLKNCWKVEDLRQRLLITILFTAIYRFGSFVVLPGINPAKLATLQSQTAGGLMSLLDMFSGGAFSNASIFALGIMPYISASIVMQLLAVAVPYFQKMQREGESGHKKINWYTRLLTIAILVFQAPAYLMNLKVQASQALASGISWTIFIIPATIILAAGSMFILWLGERITDKGVGNGISLIIMIGIMARLPQAFVQEVSSRFTAISGGGLVMFIAEILILYAVVCASILLVQGTRKIPVQYAKRLVGNKQYGGARQYIPLKLFAANVMPIIFAQALMFIPLAIVKYQSENASWVVRSLMDNHSPLYNAVYVILIIAFTYFYTAITLNPTQMAEDMKRNNGFIPGIKPGKDTAEYIDTIMSRITLPGSLFIAFIAVMPALAGLLDVQQAFSQFFGGTSLLILVGVVIDTLQQIESHLMMRHYDGLLNSGHTRNNGGVSAY, encoded by the coding sequence ATGAAAAAGTTTTTTGAGACACTAAAGAACTGTTGGAAGGTTGAGGATTTGCGTCAGCGTCTCCTTATAACCATTCTCTTCACGGCAATATATCGTTTCGGGTCGTTCGTTGTACTTCCAGGTATCAACCCGGCTAAGTTAGCAACTCTTCAGTCGCAAACTGCGGGCGGTCTAATGTCGCTGTTGGACATGTTCTCTGGTGGTGCATTTTCTAATGCGTCAATCTTCGCACTTGGAATTATGCCCTACATCTCAGCTTCTATCGTTATGCAGCTCCTTGCTGTCGCTGTGCCTTATTTCCAAAAGATGCAGCGCGAAGGTGAGAGCGGTCATAAAAAGATAAATTGGTATACTCGTCTGCTCACAATAGCTATATTGGTTTTTCAGGCACCTGCATACTTAATGAACCTAAAGGTGCAAGCTAGTCAAGCATTGGCTAGCGGCATCTCTTGGACTATCTTTATTATTCCCGCAACTATCATCTTGGCAGCAGGTAGTATGTTCATCCTTTGGCTTGGTGAGCGCATTACTGATAAGGGTGTCGGAAATGGAATCTCATTGATCATTATGATCGGTATAATGGCACGTTTGCCTCAAGCATTCGTCCAGGAGGTAAGCTCACGATTTACTGCCATATCTGGTGGTGGACTTGTGATGTTTATTGCTGAGATTCTTATTCTCTATGCAGTAGTTTGTGCATCAATTCTTTTGGTGCAGGGAACTCGCAAGATACCTGTACAGTATGCCAAACGTCTTGTTGGAAACAAGCAGTATGGTGGTGCTCGTCAGTACATTCCATTGAAGCTATTTGCTGCTAATGTGATGCCTATCATCTTTGCTCAGGCTTTGATGTTCATTCCTTTGGCTATAGTTAAATATCAGAGTGAGAATGCCTCATGGGTTGTTCGTTCATTGATGGATAATCACAGTCCACTGTATAATGCCGTTTATGTTATATTGATTATAGCGTTCACGTATTTTTATACTGCAATTACATTGAATCCAACTCAGATGGCTGAGGACATGAAACGTAATAATGGATTTATCCCTGGTATAAAACCAGGAAAGGATACGGCTGAGTATATTGACACCATAATGTCTCGTATAACTTTGCCTGGTTCTTTGTTTATTGCGTTTATCGCTGTTATGCCTGCTCTTGCTGGTCTTCTTGATGTTCAGCAGGCTTTTTCACAGTTCTTTGGTGGTACATCCCTTCTGATTCTTGTTGGTGTTGTTATTGATACGCTCCAACAAATAGAGAGTCATTTGATGATGCGTCACTATGACGGACTTCTGAATTCCGGACACACACGTAACAACGGTGGCGTTTCAGCATATTAA